Proteins encoded in a region of the Triticum dicoccoides isolate Atlit2015 ecotype Zavitan chromosome 3A, WEW_v2.0, whole genome shotgun sequence genome:
- the LOC119271031 gene encoding chloroplastic import inner membrane translocase subunit HP30-2-like, producing MASSSPSPSPSPSPSSPAQARGGRNPLEEWSGRVRALEAGFRAWMAKQPIHVEAVVTTAAGAVQGGALGGLMGSITADGGAPWVPPLPPNANPQAMASFKQAQALAAGPLVQARNFAVMSGTNAGISCVMRRIRGVDDIQGSMAAAFGSGVLFSLVSGMGTPNPVANAITSGVGFAVFQGGFFMIGQRFSKPQGVSEHNYYARTSSMLQNLGLEKYEKNFRKGHLTDHTLPLLTDSALKDVKIPPGPRLIILDQIKRDPGLAKAQ from the exons AtggcctcctcctcgccgtcgccgtcgccgtcgccgtcgccgtcgtcgccggcgcAGGCGCGCGGCGGCCGCAACCCGCTGGAGGAGTGGAGCGGGCGCGTGAGGGCGCTGGAGGCGGGGTTCCGCGCGTGGATGGCGAAGCAGCCCATCCATGTCGAGGCGGTGGTGACCACGGCGGCGGGGGCGGTCCAGGGCGGGGCGCTCGGGGGCCTGATGGGCTCCATCACCGCCGACGGGGGAGCGCCGTGGGTGCCGCCGCTCCCTCCCAACGCCAACCCGCAGGCCATGGCCTCCTTCAAGCAGGCGCAG GCTTTAGCTGCTGGACCGTTGGTGCAGGCGCGGAACTTTGCAGTCATGTCTGGTACAAACGCAGGCATATCATGTGTTATGAGAAGGATACGCGGAGTAGACGACATCCAGGGCAG CATGGCAGCCGCTTTTGGTTCCGGTGTTCTGTTCTCTCTAGTGAGTGGAATGGGAACTCCTAATCCGGTCGCAAATGCAATCACATCCGGTGTTGGTTTTGCGGTATTTCAGGGTGGCTTTTTCATG ATTGGGCAGAGGTTCTCAAAGCCACAGGGTGTGAGTGAACATAACTACTATGCCAGGACAAGTAGCATGTTACAAAATCTGGGCCTCGAGAAATATGAGAAGAATTTCAGGAAGGGTCACCTTACTGATCATACCTTGCCCCTCCTTACTGACAG TGCTTTGAAAGATGTGAAGATCCCCCCTGGCCCCAGATTGATCATACTTGATCAAATTAAAAG GGATCCTGGGCTGGCCAAAGCACAGTGA